Proteins from a single region of Felis catus isolate Fca126 chromosome B4, F.catus_Fca126_mat1.0, whole genome shotgun sequence:
- the GALNT8 gene encoding LOW QUALITY PROTEIN: probable polypeptide N-acetylgalactosaminyltransferase 8 (The sequence of the model RefSeq protein was modified relative to this genomic sequence to represent the inferred CDS: inserted 4 bases in 2 codons), whose amino-acid sequence MMSRRNVLKILCIGLMLAIAITVLLVFYTKRTLQKLILRSLQKELHLPLSEWNKTVIKRFSHLEMDLQHLKESMKLGMKQQENVDSTVERVKYEEHPVQKALEAKASETKEHKPKEILFPDAQLFRQWGEXVQQKKAENFFQKFGYNVCLSKQLPLNRNVPDTRDSMCLQKAYPTQLPSLGVILIFVNEALSIIEWAITSIINHTPSQLLKEIILVNDFSLNRELKAYLDKKIKVYNQRYPGLVKIIWHTNKKGLAQAHNTGRKVAIADVIVILDAHVEVNVDGWAEPILAWIQEDHTMIVSPVFDNIHFDTFQLEKYALAVDGFIWELWCCYDPLPKDWIDLHNVTAPVKSPSIMGILAANRIFLGVIGSLDGGMLVYGGENVELSLRVWQCGGSIEILSCSRISHLXRHHKPYALDLSLALKHNALRVAEIWMDEHKYVVYMAWNIPLQNTGIDFGDISSRMALRKKLKCKTFDWYLKNVYPNLKPIHNIVGYGRMKNTLDENICLDQGLVSSNTSIMYYCHEYSTQNVYYHLTGEFYVGPLIEEADPDDHCLTDPGNGEKPTLKPCSKVAQNRLHIYWDFKLGRAVMNRATKRCLEMKKDTSGIYVPVLQTCTIQVWTIQYTV is encoded by the exons ATGATGTCCCGGAGAAATGTCCTCAAAATCCTTTGCATTGGGCTGATGCTGGCTATTGCCATCACTGTCCTCCTGGTATTTTATACCAAGAGGACTTTACAAAAGTTGATTTTGAGAAGTCTTCAAAAGGAGCTTCATTTGCCTCTGTCTGAATGGAATAAGACAGTGATAAAGAGATTCTCTCACTTGGAGATGGATTTGCAGCATCTGA AAGAAAGTATGAAATTGGGTATGAAGCAACAAGAAAATGTGGACAGCACAGTGGAGAGGGTGAAATATGAAGAACATCCTGTTCAAAAGGCATTGGAAGCCAAAGCAAGTGAGACCAAGGAGCACAAACCCAAAGAGATACTCTTCCCAGACGCACAGCTTTTCAGGCAGTGGGGTGA GGTCCAGCAGAAAAAGGCTGAGAACTTTTTCCAGAAGTTTGGTTACAACGTTTGCCTCAGTAAACAGTTGCCCCTTAATCGCAACGTCCCAGACACGCGAGATTCCAT GTGTCTTCAGAAGGCATATCCTACACAACTCCCATCCCTCGGTGTCATTCTCATATTCGTGAATGAAGCTCTGTCCATTATAGAATGGGCTATTACTAGTATCATTAACCACACCCCCTCTCAATTGTTAAAGGAGATCATCTTGGTGAACGATTTTAGCTTAAACA GAGAACTAAAGGCATACTTGGA caagaaaattaaagtttataaCCAGAGGTATCCAGGACTAGTGAAAATAATTTGGCATACGAACAAAAAGGGTCTTGCTCAAGCACATAACACTGGCAGGAAAGTGGCTATAGCTGATGTGATTGTCATCTTGGATGCTCATGTTGAAGTGAACGTTGATGGT TG GGCAGAGCCCATTTTGGCTTGGATTCAGGAAGACCACACAATGATTGTGTCTCCTGTTTTTGACAACATTCATTTTGACACCTTCCAATTGGAGAAGTATGCACTGGCAGTTGATGGGTTCATTTGGGAACTATGGTGCTGCTACGATCCTCTGCCAAAGGACTGGATTGATCTGCATAACGTCACTGCTCCAGTGAA GAGTCCCTCCATCATGGGCATCCTGGCTGCCAACAGGATCTTCTTGGGAGTGATTGGATCTCTGGATGGTGGAATGCTGGTCTATGGAGGAGAAAATGTGGAACTTAGCTTGAGG GTGTGGCAGTGTGGAGGGAGCATCGAGATCTTGTCCTGTTCCAGGATTTCTCACCT GAGACACCACAAGCCCTATGCCTTGGATCTGAGTCTTGCCTTGAAGCACAATGCTCTGCGAGTGGCTGAAATCTGGATGGATGAGCACAAATACGTGGTCTACATGGCTTGGAACATACCTCTCCAG aaCACTGGAATCGATTTTGGAGACATTTCTTCCAGAATGGCACTCCGGAAGAAACTGAAATGTAAAACTTTTGACTGGTATCTGAAAAATGTTTATCCAAACCTGAAGCCAATTCACAACATTGTGGGCTATGGAAGA ATGAAAAACACATTGGATGAAAATATCTGCCTAGATCAGGGACTTGTTTCATCCAACACCTCCATCATGTATTACTGTCATGAATACAGTACACAG AATGTCTACTATCACCTAACTGGGGAGTTCTATGTGGGACCACTGATTGAAGAGGCAGATCCTGATGATCACTGCCTGACAGACCCTGGCAATGGGGAGAAGCCCACTTTAAAGCCATGTTCCAAAGTAGCCCAAAACAGACTGCACATATATTGGGATTTTAAGCTG